A genomic window from Hordeum vulgare subsp. vulgare unplaced genomic scaffold, MorexV3_pseudomolecules_assembly, whole genome shotgun sequence includes:
- the LOC123422688 gene encoding DNA-directed RNA polymerase subunit beta'' has protein sequence MAERANLVFHNKEIDGTGMKRLISRLIDHFGMGYTSHILDQLKTLGFYQATTTSISLGIEDLLTIPSKGWLVQDAEQQSFLLEKHYYYGAVHAVEKLRQSVEIWYATSEYLKQEMNSNFRITDPSNPVYLMSFSGARGNASQVHQLVGMRGLMSDPQGQMIDLPIQSNLREGLSLTEYIISCYGARKGVVDTAVRTADAGYLTRRLVEVVQHIIVRRRDCGTIRGISVSPQNGMTEKLFVQTLIGRVLADDIYIGSRCIAARNQDIGIGLVNRFITAFRAQPFRAQPIYIRTPFTCRSTSWICQLCYGRSPTHSDLVELGEAVGIIAGQSIGEPGTQLTLRTFHTGGVFTGGTADLVRSPSNGKIQFNENLVHPTRTRHGQPAFLCYIDLHVTIQSQDILYSVNIPSKSLILVQNDQYVKSEQVIAEIRAGTSTLHFKERVQKHIYSESDGEMHWSTDVYHAPEYQYGNLRRLPKTSHLWILSVSMCRSSIASFSLHKDQDQMNTYGKKDREILDYSTSDRIMSNGHWNLIYPSIFQDNSDLLAKKRRNRFVIPLQYHQEQEKELISCFGISIEIPFMGVLRRNTIFAYFDDPRYRKDKKGSGIVKFRYRTLEEEYRTRAEDSEEEYETLEHEYRTREDEYETLEESKYGILEDEYEYETLENEYGSPENKYGNPENEYRTLEKDSEEEYGNPESKYRTQEDEYGTLEEDSEDEYGSPGESGEEKYGTLEEDSEEDSEDEYESPEEDSILKKEGLIEHRGTKEFSLKYQKEVDRFFFILQELHILPRSSSLKILDNSIIGVDTQLTKNTRSGLGGLVRVKRKKSHTELKIFSGDIHFPEEADKILGGCLIPPERQKKDSKESKKKKNWVYVQRKKILKSKEKYFVSVRPTVAYEMDEGRNLATLFPQDLLQEENNLQIRLVNFIYHENSKLTQRIYHTNSQFVRTCLVVNWEQEEKEKAGASLVEVRANDLIRDFLRIELVKSTISYTRKRYDRTSGGPTPHNRLDRANSNSFYSKAKIESLSQHQEAIGTLLNRNKEYQSLMILSASNCSRIGLFKNSKHPNAIKEWNPRIPILEIFGPLGAIVASISHFSSSYYLLTHNKILLKKYLFVDNLKQTFQVLQELKYSLIDENKRISNFDSNIMLDPFLLNCHFVHHDSWEETLAIIHLGQFICENVCLFKSHIKKSGQIFSVNMDSFVIRAAKPYLATTGATVNGHYGEILYKGDRLVTFIYEKSRSSDITQGLPKVEQIFEARSIDSLSPNLERRIEDWNERIPRILGVPWGFLIGAELTIAQSRISLVNKIQKVYRSQGVQIHNRHIEIIIRQVTSKVRVSEDGMSNVFSPGELIGLLRAERAGRALDESIYYRAILLGITRASLNTQSFISEASFQETARVLAKAALRGRIDWLKGLKENVVLGGIIPVGTGFQKFVHRSPQDKNLYFEIKKKNLFASEMRDFLFLHTELVSSDSDVTNNFYET, from the coding sequence ATGGCGGAACGGGCCAATCTGGTCTTTCATAATAAAGAGATAGACGGAACTGGTATGAAACGACTTATTAGCAGattaatagatcattttggaatGGGATATACATCCCATATACTGGATCAACTAAAGACTCTGGGCTTCTATCAAGCCACTACTACATCGATTTCGTTAGGAATCGAGGATCTTTTAACAATACCCTCTAAGGGATGGTTAGTCCAAGACGCGGAACAACAGAGTTTTCTTTTGGAGAAACACTATTATTATGGGGCTGTACACGCGGTAGAAAAATTACGCCAATCTGTTGAGATATGGTATGCGACAAGTGAATATTTGAAACAAGAAATGAATTCAAATTTTCGGATAACGGATCCTTCTAATCCAGTCTATCTAATGTCTTTTTCAGGAGCCAGAGGAAATGCATCTCAAGTACACCAATTAGTAGGTATGAGAGGATTAATGTCGGACCCTCAAGGACAAATGATTGATTTACCTATTCAAAGCAATTTACGCGAGGGACTTTCTTTGACAGAATATATAATTTCCTGCTATGGAGCCCGCAAAGGGGTTGTAGATACTGCTGTACGAACAGCAGATGCTGGATATCTTACACGTAGACTTGTTGAAGTAGTTCAACATATTATTGTGCGTAGAAGAGATTGTGGTACTATCCGAGGTATTTCTGTAAGTCCTCAAAATGGGATGACGGAAAAACTTTTTGTCCAAACACTAATTGGTCGTGTATTAGCAGACGATATATATATCGGTTCACGATGCATTGCCGCGCGAAATCAAGATATTGGAATTGGATTAGTCAATCGATTCATAACTGCCTTTCGAGCACAACCATTTCGAGCACAACCAATATATATTAGAACCCCCTTTACTTGCCGAAGCACTTCTTGGATCTGTCAATTATGCTATGGCCGGAGTCCTACTCATAGTGATCTGGTGGAATTGGGAGAAGCCGTAGGTATTATTGCGGGTCAATCAATTGGGGAGCCAGGGACTCAACTAACATTAAGAACTTTTCATACTGGCGGAGTATTCACAGGGGGTACTGCCGACCTTGTACGATCCCCTTCGAATGGAAAAATCCAATTCAATGAGAATTTGGTTCACCCCACACGTACCCGTCATGGACAGCCTGCTTTTCTATGTTATATAGACTTGCATGTAACTATTCAGAGTCAAGATATTCTATATAGTGTGAATATTCCCTCAAAAAGCTTGATTCTAGTGCAAAATGATCAATATGTAAAATCTGAACAAGTAATTGCGGAGATTCGTGCCGGAACGTCCACTTTACATTTTAAAGAAAGGGTACAAAAGCATATTTATTCTGAATCAGACGGCGAAATGCACTGGAGTACTGATGTTTACCATGCGCCCGAATATCAATATGGTAATCTTCGTCGATTACCAAAAACAAGCCATTTATGGATATTATCCGTAAGTATGTGCAGATCCAGTATAGCGTCTTTTTCACTCCACAAGGATCAAGATCAAATGAATACTTATGGTAAAAAAGATAGGGAAATTCTTGATTATTCAACGTCGGATCGAATCATGTCCAATGGCCATTGGAATTTGATCTATCCTTCTATTTTTCAAGATAATTCAGATTTGTTGGCGAAAAAGCGAAGAAATAGGTTCGTCATTCCATTACAATATCATCAAGAACAAGAGAAAGAACTAATATCCTGTTTTGGGATTTCGATTGAAATCCCCTTTATGGGTGTTTTACGTAGAAATACTATTTTTGCTTATTTTGACGATCCCCGATACAGAAAAGATAAAAAGGGTTCAGGAATTGTTAAATTTAGATATAGGACCCTAGAAGAAGAATATAGGACTCGAGCGGAAGACTCAGAAGAGGAATATGAGACCCTAGAACACGAATACAGGACCCGAGAGGACGAATATGAAACCCTAGAAGAATCTAAATATGGAATCCTAGAAGACGAATACGAATATGAAACCCTAGAAAACGAATATGGGAGCCCAGAAAACAAATATGGGAACCCAGAGAACGAATATAGGACTTTAGAGAAAGACTCAGAAGAGGAATATGGGAACCCAGAGAGCAAATATAGGACCCAAGAGGACGAATATGGAACtttagaagaagactcagaagacGAATATGGCAGCCCCGGGGAAAGCGGCGAGGAAAAATATGGTACTTTAGAGGAAGActcagaagaagactcagaggacGAATACGAGAGCCCAGAGGAAGATTCCATCTTAAAAAAAGAGGGTTTGATTGAGCATCGAGGAACAAAAGAATTTagtctaaaataccaaaaagaagtaGATCGGTTTTTTTTCATTCTTCAAGAACTTCATATCTTGCCGAGATCTTCATCCCTAAAGATACTTGACAATAGTATTATTGGAGTGGATACACAACTCACAAAAAATACAAGAAGTGGACTAGGCGGACTGGTCCGAGTGAAGAGAAAAAAAAGCCATACGGAACTCAAAATATTTTCCGGAGATATTCATTTTCCTGAAGAGGCAGATAAGATATTAGGTGGGTGTTTGATACCGCCAGAAAGACAAAAAAAAGATTCTAAGgaatcaaaaaaaaagaaaaattgggTCTATGTTCAACGGAAAAAAATTCTCAAGAGCAAGGAAAAGTATTTTGTTTCCGTTCGCCCTACAGTGGCATATGAAATGGACGAAGGAAGAAATTTAGCAACACTTTTCCCGCAGGATCTCTTGCAAGAAGAAAATAATCTCCAAATTCGACTTGTCAATTTTATTTATCATGAAAATAGCAAGTTAACTCAAAGAATTTATCACACAAATAGTCAATTTGTTAGAACTTGCTTAGTAGTGAATTgggaacaagaagaaaaagaaaaggctgGTGCTTCCCTTGTTGAGGTAAGAGCAAATGATCTTATTCGCGATTTCCTAAGAATTGAGTTAGTCAAGTCCACTATTTCGTATACACGAAAAAGGTATGATAGGACAAGTGGAGGACCGACTCCCCATAATAGGTTAGATCGCGCCAATAGCAATTCTTTTTATTCCAAGGCGAAGATTGAATCACTTAGCCAACATCAAGAAGCTATTGGCACTTTGTTGAATCGAAATAAAGAATACCAATCTTTGATGATTTTGTCGGCATCCAACTGTTCTCGAATTGGTTTATTCAAGAATTCAAAACATCCCAATGCGATAAAAGAATGGAATCCTAGAATTCCTATTCTAGAAATTTTTGGGCCCTTAGGGGCTATTGTAGCTAGTATATCGCATTTTTCTTCATCTTACTATTTACTAACGCATAATAAAATCCTGCTAAAAAAATATTTGTTCGTTGACAATTTGAAACAAACCTTCCAAGTACTTCAAGAACTTAAATACTctttaatagatgaaaataaaagGATTTCCAATTTCGATAGTAACATAATGTTGGATCCATTCCTTTTGAATTGTCACTTTGTCCATCATGATTCTTGGGAAGAGACATTGGCAATAATTCACCTTGGACAATTTATTTGTGAAAATGTATGTCTATTTAAATCGCACATAAAAAAATCTGGTCAAATTTTCAGTGTAAATATGGATTCCTTTGTTATAAGAGCAGCTAAACCTTATTTGGCCACTACAGGAGCAACTGTTAATGGTCATTATGGAGAAATCCTTTACAAGGGAGATAGGTTAGTTacgtttatatatgaaaaatcgaGATCTAGTGACATAACGCAAGGTCTTCCAAAAGTGGAACAAATCTTTGAAGCGCGTTCAATTGATTCATTATCCCCCAATCTCGAAAGGAGAATTGAGGATTGGAATGAGCGTATACCAAGAATTCTTGGGGTCCCTTGGGGATTCTTGATTGGAGCTGAGCTAACCATAGCCCAAAGTCGTATTTCTTTGGTTAATAAAatccaaaaggtttatcgatcccaAGGGGTACAGATCCATAATAGACATATAGAGATTATTATACGCCAAGTAACATCAAAAGTGCGGGTTTCCGAAGATGGAATGTCTAATGTTTTTTCGCCTGGGGAATTAATCGGACTATTGCGAGCGGAACGAGCAGGGCGAGCTTTGGATGAATCGATCTATTATCGGGCAATCTTATTGGGAATAACAAGGGCTTCCCTGAATACCCAAAGTTTCATATCTGAAGCAAGTTTTCAAGAAACTGCTCGAGTTTTAGCAAAAGCTGCCCTACGAGGTCGCATTGATTGGTTGAAAGGCTTGAAAGAAAACGTAGTTCTGGGGGGGATTATACCTGTTGGTACCGGATTCCAAAAATTTGTGCATCGTTCCCCACAAGACAAGAACCTTTATttcgaaataaaaaaaaaaaatctattcGCGTCGGAAATGAGAGATTTTTTGTTTCTCCATACAGAATTAGTTTCTTCAGATTCTGACGTAACAAACAATTTTTATGAGACATAA
- the LOC123422695 gene encoding ATP synthase subunit a, chloroplastic-like, translated as MTYYIFFCIEFVLHRKKKGNIDILEGIDIYYDLMCFLGILNIKLIVQVAELRKRWLNQKNSFFEVQFLSEDNMNIIPCSIKTLKGLYDISGVEVGQHFYWQIGGFQIHAQVLITSWVVITILLGSVVIAVRNPQTIPTDGQNFFEYVLEFIRDLSKTQIGEEYGPWVPFIGTMFLFIFVSNWSGALLPWKIIELPHGELAAPTNDINTTVALALLTSAAYFYAGLSKKGLSYFEKYIKPTPILLPINILEDFTKPLSLSFRLFGNILADELVVVVLVSLVPLVIPIPVMFLGLFTSGIQALIFATLAAAYIGESMEGHH; from the coding sequence ATGACTTACTATATCTTTTTTTGCATAGAATTTGTTTTGCATAGAAAAAAGAAGGGGAATATTGATATATTAGAGGGTATTGATATATATTATGATCTGATGTGCTTTCTTGGTATCCTAAATATCAAATTAATAGTTCAAGTTGCTGAGTTGAGAAAGAGATGGTTGAATCAAAAGAATTCCTTTTTTGAAGTTCAATTTTTATCAGAGGACAATATGAAtattataccttgttccattaaaacaCTCAAGGGGTTATACGATATATCGGGTGTAGAAGTAGGCCAACACTTCTATTGGCAAATAGGAGGTTTTCAAATTCATGCCCAGGTACTCATCACTTCTTGGGTCGTAATTACTATCTTGCTAGGTTCAGTTGTCATAGCTGTTCGGAATCCACAAACCATCCCGACCGACGGGcagaatttttttgaatatgtCCTTGAGTTTATTCGAGACTTGAGCAAAACTCAGATTGGAGAAGAATATGGTCCCTGGGTTCCCTTTATTGGAACtatgttcctttttatttttgtttcaaatTGGTCGGGTGCTCTTTTACCTTGGAAAATTATAGAGTTACCCCATGGGGAATTAGCAGCGCCCACGAATGATATAAATACTACTGTTGCTTTAGCTTTACTCACGTCAGCGGCATATTTTTATGCTGGTCTTAGCAAAAAAGGATTGAGCTATTTCGAGAAATATATTAAACCAACCCCAATCCTTTTACCAATTAACATCCTAGAAGATTTCACAAAACCATTATCGCTTAGCTTTCGACTTTTCGGGAATATATTGGCGGATGAAttagtcgttgttgttcttgtttctttAGTCCCCTTAGTAATCCCTATACCGGTCATGTTTCTTGGATTATTTACAAGCGGTATTCAAGCTCTTATTTTTGCAACATTAGCCGCAGCCTATATAGGTGAATCCATGGAGGGTCATCATTGA